Genomic window (Candidatus Rhabdochlamydia sp. T3358):
TCCAAATGGTTAGGAGCTATCATTATCTCTTTTTTGCTTGCCCTTGTAGTCACCTTCCATTTTTTTCTCATCTTAGCCTGTATTTTCTCTTGCTTCATTAATTTAGCAACTCTTTTTCTAGAACAGGAAATGCCCTGCTTTTGAAGCTTGGCGTGAATCCTCGGGCTCCCATAAGTTCCTCGGCTACTCTTATGAGCTTTTTTAATTTCTTTGATTAACTCTTGATTCTCTACGTTTCTTTTACTAATCACTCTATTTAAAAACTCATAGTACCCACACCTGGAAACTTCTAAAATGTGAGCCATCTTCTCTATTTCAAATTCTTTAGAATGGGTCTTCATAAATTCAAATTTCAACTCTTTGGTTTGGAGAAGATGGCAACTGTAGATTCAATGGGTCATAACAACATATAATTTATTATATATAATGTTTTGGGATGTATATATGGCCTATGAAATATCAAGAAAAAATTTTACTGAAGAGCAACAAAATACCATGTGGAATTTATGGTCAAAAGGAAAATCGCACAGTGAAATAGGTCGACAACTAAATAAGCGCGCAGGCTCTGTTTTTTGCTTTCTACAAAAATATGGCGGTATAAGACCAGTTAAACCTAAACGATCTGTAAGAGTGTTAACATTACATGAGCGAGAAGAGATTTCTCGAGATATATCTGTCCAACTATCCATCAGAGCTATTGCAAGGAAATTAAATCGCTGTCCTTCGACTGTATCGAGAGAAATTAATCGCAATGGCGGTATCACAAACTATCGAGCTGTTTTGGCCGATGATAGCACGGAAAAGAAACACCAAGGGATATAAGATAAAAGGTATTTGCTACCTTGAAAAGCAACGTTGGGTCGTTGAGAGAACAATTTCTTGGTTAAAGACAGGCTTTCGTCGCCTTACAGTGCGTTGGGAAAGAAAGGCAATATATTGGAATGGTCTATTAATGTTTGGACTACTGGGCTATTGGATGAATTTCTTAAGTCGGCAAGTATCTTTAAAACAATAAATTTAATTCAAGATAGGTTCATAGTTTTAACATCGAATTTTTTAGGCTTCTTTCAGATTTTTTAAACTTCCTGTTAAAATAGTCTTTTATTATACTGCAAGATCTTTTAAACACATTAACCTAATAAATAGGCATTTATTATGACATTTCCAATAAGACGAGAAGCAGCAAGCAACAAAAACGCTATAGTACCAGAAAACCCTGCATTTGAGGCCTTTGTGAAAGGACAAATCAATGAGCAGGTAGATAAATATACAGCTCCTGTGAAATCTGCTTTAGGAGAGCGTTCAGATACGTCTATTAAAAGATCAAATGATGCTAGCAAAAAAATTTCCGCAAAAGTTCTTCCTAAACCAGTTGCACATATTGCCAAAGAATCGATTGACGCTGCTGAACCTATTAGTCAAAAAGCAGCCCGAGTAGCAATTAATACGGGTATTGCTATAACAACAAACAAGATGGTAAATAAATCCGTTGATTGGGCAAAGAAACATTAAAAACAAAATTACCTATGAGCATTACTTCTTTAAATCATCTTTCTGATTTCTATCAACAGCCTCTGCCTCCAATTGAGGCAGAACAACCAGAAAGTATCGTCTCTCAAAAAACCATTCATCAGTGGTGTGTTAATGAGTATGTAGTTTATTTGATTAACCAGGATGACTGCTTATGGTATATAACAACTGATCAGAATCAAAAAGAAATACAAACAGGAAAGATTAGTACTTCCGGAACAAGAACTCTAGATGAAGAGATCGCGCGTCTCATGCAGTCTAGAGTTTTGATAAACGAAGATGGTACAGCTAATTTTTTGCTAATCTATCATACATGGAGAATCCCTAATAGAGAACTTGATGAGCCCAAAAAAGCGGTTCATTCACCTGAAAATAATTTTATAAAATCATTTTCTAACTACCATTCATGGAAATACGATCCCACTGCAGAGCTTAGTTTGAATCAAGGGAATGAAAGTATAGTTTGGAATATATTCCGAAGATTCTCCAAAAAAGACTCTTATTTTTATTCTTTGCAAGAAACCACAGTTCCTTCTTCACGATGTCATCCCGGTACGGTTGCTCTCATTGATAAAATAAAAAAAGAAGCTTTTAATAATCCACAACACGTTCGCTGCTTAATAAGAGATTTCAAAGTAAGAGTTGTTAACTCTGAATTCATCAAAAAAGAATATGAAGCAATAAAAAAAGATTTAAAGGAGTATGAAAAATCCTTATTTCACTATGAAAAAACAGTAGATG
Coding sequences:
- a CDS encoding helix-turn-helix domain-containing protein codes for the protein MAYEISRKNFTEEQQNTMWNLWSKGKSHSEIGRQLNKRAGSVFCFLQKYGGIRPVKPKRSVRVLTLHEREEISRDISVQLSIRAIARKLNRCPSTVSREINRNGGITNYRAVLADDSTEKKHQGI
- a CDS encoding IS3 family transposase, which gives rise to MKTHSKEFEIEKMAHILEVSRCGYYEFLNRVISKRNVENQELIKEIKKAHKSSRGTYGSPRIHAKLQKQGISCSRKRVAKLMKQEKIQAKMRKKWKVTTRASKKEIMIAPNHL